TCGGCTTTCGCTGCCGGAAGCTCATTGGCGCCGTAGCGCGTACGGCGCGGAATGATATCCGCCGCCGCAAGTCCTTGCGCCGGATCCAACGCCGCAGCCTTGACGAACGCTGCGACGGAGATGGAATGCGACGTTTGGAAGATTGGATCGGACGTCGATGGTTTGTTCATCCTCGCCGATGGTCCTGTCCACGCAGCAGAGAGCATTGCGAAACGGATTCGCGATCGCCGACGCTCGATGATCCATCATCGACGATCGAGCATCTGTAACTATAACGTTCGCGTTCCGACCGAGCCGCATGTCATTCAACGAGCGACCAGGACCGAACAGGGAGCGTGCGTGAGCACTTTCTCGCTGGTGCTCCCGATGAACAGCCGTTTCAGTAAATCTTTTCCCTGCGAGCCGAGGACGACGAGATCGATCCGGCGCTCGTTCACCAGCTTGAGGATTTGTTCGGCGGAGTGTCCTTCGGCAACGACGACCTCGGCTCCGGCGAAAGGCGGGAGCTGCTTGCCCAGGAGTGTCGCCAGCCCTTCGCGGGCTTGATACTTGTCGCGCTCCGTTTCGCGAGTCCAGCGATCGATCATCTCCGCGGCTTCGGCGCTGCGCCCGGCTTGCGCCATCCATTCGGGCACTTCCGGCGGCAAGGTTTCGATTGCGGTCACGGCGATCACTTCCGAATTGCGCGGCAACGTCAACTTGGTCGCCGCAGCGAGAGCCGCTTCGCTGCAGGCGGACCCGTCGGAGGCGAACAGCACGCGAAACGGCCGATCGCCACGGTGCTCGGAAACGGTTCGCGATACGAACACCGGAATGCGCGAGCCGTGCACGACCGCTCGGGAAACGCTTCCGAACAGTACGGTGTCGAGTCCTGTCATCCCCCGAGCGCCGACGACGACCAAGTCGGCTCCCCACTTTTCCGACTCGATCAGGATTCCCTCGCGCGGCGTGTGTCGGGCCGTGATCATGGTCGCTCCGGCGGCCAACGGCTCGGGAAGCAGATGTCGAGCCTCCTTCGCGACGATCTCCACAACCGCCTCGGCGGCGACATCCTGAAGACTTATGTCGCTCGAAAGTTGCCGCAACACGACGTCGGCCGGTTCGACCGCCGCGGCTACGCCGTCGGTCACAGGCGCGAGCACGTTGCCCCCGCGCCGAAAGATGACTTCCGGCGGAGCGAAGTAAATGGCCGCCGCGTCGGTGGCCGGCGAGACGAACTGTCCGACTTGGCGGACGGCGTTAAGGGCCTCGCGGGAACCGTCGACGGCGAAAAAGACTCTCATGGCTAACCTTCCGAAGCGGGAAATAAGGAATAGATGGCTTCCGAACCGGAAAGCAAACCGGGTGC
This genomic interval from Planctomycetia bacterium contains the following:
- a CDS encoding universal stress protein — protein: MRVFFAVDGSREALNAVRQVGQFVSPATDAAAIYFAPPEVIFRRGGNVLAPVTDGVAAAVEPADVVLRQLSSDISLQDVAAEAVVEIVAKEARHLLPEPLAAGATMITARHTPREGILIESEKWGADLVVVGARGMTGLDTVLFGSVSRAVVHGSRIPVFVSRTVSEHRGDRPFRVLFASDGSACSEAALAAATKLTLPRNSEVIAVTAIETLPPEVPEWMAQAGRSAEAAEMIDRWTRETERDKYQAREGLATLLGKQLPPFAGAEVVVAEGHSAEQILKLVNERRIDLVVLGSQGKDLLKRLFIGSTSEKVLTHAPCSVLVAR